In Silene latifolia isolate original U9 population unplaced genomic scaffold, ASM4854445v1 scaffold_703, whole genome shotgun sequence, the genomic window ATCAACCAATCTTCATCACAACTCCATACACCTAACTACAcattaaagtgtgtagtcctgccagaatactcatcgcaacaagtattccacaccgccagtgggggaccgcagccgttcccacctaagccccgctcatctcatccgagcgataaatctaggttcctaaatgtgcacatcccttctgtggcgggttccactgaaGGCAAatcagggcgtgaagccactcgcaagtgactccactcaccgaGGACGCACCTTGCAAACCACggacaattatacaacaaccacattatacaatcaacaatcaccaattccaaatccgATATGATATAAAGCAACAACAACGAATCAATCATCATAATGCCATGTAAtcaataccgagtaggaaatcctaccgagaATAGcaatcacaagaccgtcacaacagACTAATCGAATATTCCTCAACAAATCTTCttcctataacacatattcatacaatcatCACCAAAACAACGCATGATACCGTCGtcgggtaccaaaaataaaatacatagtTACACTAATGAAGCTAGcgagtaagtagggtcgatctccacgggggaggcggtcactatctacttgtctatttggtcatctacggtcacaagatgggggtttgattgttttgactaaactaacgagattaaagcaagagaaatagagataagagaaattaagcagagggaaaggaaactaggatgtcgggtcatcaatgaacgcgAGTCAATCGCGATTAAGGTcgcagattagtcgatgtgtcggtctaaggggcaatgaatatctccttccggtctcaattcgccttaaaatactattagcttagcttccgccctcactaaagcatcctattgttcatcTGGGTCTCACCCCTTCTAACCTTCCgagtctaggtcaaggcttaccaaggttaaaaaggctaattgcatcaaTTCAATCAAagaagatacaattaaagcaagtgattaacaacatagatataacaacaacgaaagattcataacctaattagcaattatcATCGgtccatcgaatcccctaatcctagcagggagaattagctagacatggtaaagggaagaacaaaaacaaaggaaagagaaataataaacattaaataaagagaaaaggaaaaagagagaaaattacGGAGAAAAGATCCTAAAAGAGAggaaagcaataaaatgtgatGGGGAAAAAGTATTGTAAAAGTGATGATAAAGGTGTACTGtcatcttcctatttataggaaagacgattttatttgacctagaaacaaaataaagctaaaaagcccgagcccaataagaaaccactcgatcgaccaaagttaagctcaaaccactcgatcgagtgaaataaatactcgatcgagtaaaccctcaaatgcaactactcgatcgagtagaaaaaggagtcgatcgaacataattgtactcgatcgagtactttcagtaagcacaattcctacttcgcgcactgaacttcaaacggctgccatttcttcgttacttgggaaaacaggacGATTCAGGAGGCGTtgaaaagctaagaggacaagatttcatctccaattggaatcacctaaaatgaagttgtagaactcgagatatggctcttcaaagtaggcactaacaATTTGAAGTTCTTACTTTGCTCGCCttgctatcttacttctttgcgcatctcaagacagctacattcccgctccaaattcactcttcctccaaatgcatgctaaacggatggtaaaaggctcgatttcactattttttttttcattcctgcaaatagaacaaaataaaccaaagtagcatattcggggcatttcgtagcataaaactacgataatagcgtagaaatacgtgcataaaaaaggccaaaaaggactatatgaaatgcacgtatcaacgcaatacacccaaaacccccaaatctacccaattagggatttaaccaaactcaatgaaatataataaaaattatacaagaagcttacccttgacacgacgatctcaacggcgtaaagaacaagacaatccgacgatcctagcccttgggatttgctaataacgcgatgagagaaaactacgtaacttcttttttcTTCTGAAAGGTTTATAAAGGTGAAAAAGTGATTAGgaataatgacggaagccttttatactaatcacgcattattaacaaaacccggctaaaataacccgtaagaccaacttactcgatcgagtgacccttactcgatcgagtgtcacacgtactcgatcgagtacccaacaggcagactaatattttgcgtaaaaacacacttactcgacagagtaagccccactcgatagagtacccatagacttagaaaaccgtaatATTACAGTGCTTCCTCAAGCTTTCCATTTAAAAAGAGTCCACGAATTAGGTTGATATACAACGACTGATCATCATTCCACCCATTTTCTTCATCTGATCCCAAAGCACAAACACAGTATCGAGCTTTTGCCATCCGAGAAATTTCTTAATCAATAGGAAATAAGTATCTTTAAAAGGGTGACTACTCAATTCTTTCATATATCCAACAACTTAAAAATGTCTTCCTCTGTCCTCTGAATGGCCAATAAGGCGTGGAAACTCCGTGTAGTAGGCCTCAAGCCTCGACGAAGCATCTCGTCATAGAATATTTGTGCTCCATCCCTATCTCGACTCATACATAATGGCTTAATAAACGAGCTAAACGTTTCAGAATCTGGAGCAATCCCATTATCTGCCATCAGACGTAGATGACTCATGGCTTCCTTTGCCCGACCTCCCCTTGCAAGCGCAGACATAACAACATCATAAACTTTCCTATCTGGTCCAAGACCCATGTCCTTAATTTCGTCAAATAGTCTGATCACCTCCTTTACCTTATTGCATTTCCCAACATCATGAGCATGTTATTAAAGCTCTTGGTATTGAACTGGAATGTGTTTCTGTTAATAAATAGCAAGTGCTCATCGGCTTCCTTCACATTCTTATATCGGGTAAAAGCAGAAAGAAACAGATGAAACTCCTCCATCCTAATTTGTAAATCAAACCGTTTAAAAGCATAGAGAGTATTAATGACGTTCCCAACATCATGAGAAGCTGAATACTTCCTAATCATAATCAAGAGAGTATTACGATTCACAATCCTATTCTTTCTCATCTCATCAATCAAATTCCACGCAATATCAAATTTCCTCCTTTTAGCCAAGATAGATATTATTGACTGGTACTCTCTCACGGAATGTGCATAACCTGGTTGCTTACCCACCCATAGAAAAAAATATGAAGGCCAATTCCCATTCATTCCTTGTTCTCATAAGAATCTCACCTACCACCTCCGGAGTAGGAATAATCCAACATTGCTTCAACTTCTTTGCTACTTGATGATCACAAAGCTCCGTATCCTTATTCTTCCCCTTCTCCTCGCTCTCATGTAAGATATtccataaaataaataagtattacattaatatttaattaagttattttatgaaAATTAAGTTGGTCCATTGTGTAGTGGAAGTTACCTAGGATTCTATTTCCACTATTATCTCCCATAACTTATCACTCATAATTTAAGAATGATTGGGTTAATTTCTTTGATGGCAAGAGTATATATGAACATATTTATTCGATTAAGGTCACCAATTCTATCTCATTAAGAAAATACACCATCTAAATTGTGAGGCTGAGGGTTTGGAAGCGAAGTCAGATTTAGGGCATAAGAAATTGGGATATCTAGTAAGACGGATTAATAATTTCAAGCAACGGCTGAAGCTAAGTAATCGATCTCTTTTATCCCTTTCGCATTCAGTTTATACATGTTAATTATGAGACTAGAACATATTAATTTAGATTATAAAAtatacagttggtatcagagcgagtaaTCGCCTCTATCTTAAATGATATGGAAATTTAAATTACCGTCCTGACTTTGTATTTTGCGAATTGGAACATTATTAGATATTTCATTGAATCTAACATGCATGGTATTATTTACGCGTGTTTCCTTCTGGTTGTAAATTTTACACCTTGTTAATTTGGTTTCTTGTTTGGCATTCCATTTTCCGAGCATGTACACTATGTCTTCAATATTTAATTGATTGTCTCCTTGAAATCATGGTGGCTCTTTGTTTTGACAATCCATGTGCCCATGTTTTCTCTGGTATTGTTTTTGTATTGATGTGAGATCCCTGGAAAAATCTCTTGTTTAAAAATAGATAAATAATATGGAGTCGTCAGTAGGTTTAtataaaaacatacaaaaataagttaacggaaaaggccccttttgatccctggaatggagaccgatccgtcactccggtctaaaccaaagattgcggattcgggggtaaaggtacggccagggaaggtgttaggcacccggaccgcccatcaaactaacggcctctactatttatttgtaatattatatatttgacgaaatttgacgaaaagaataagaaaaatgaTACAAATATTTACAAGGACAAGGTAACGAGGTTAGTTTACGCACAATAATACaaataatatgataaataaagtaaataaataaaacaacgaaatagaaaAAGTAAAGAAAACTTATTTGATGTCGATGCAACGCAAAGCATGTGGATTTTGACTATGAATAAAAatcgactttgtcgtaaattaacggttcttatgcgcttatatggaaACTGGGACAATTTTATCTGTGTGGTTATGATTTGAAACTGGGATTGAATATTTGAGACGATATTTAAGAGTATTGAATTGTTGAATCTGGGTCTGGTATTGTCATCGTTCGTCGTTGGTGATTCCTCctgaaaatattttatttttgtccgTCCTCCCTCCAATTGATGATGCGtgggtttatatttatactaGTTTGCGGATGTAGTTTCATTAGGGCATCCACAATAGATGAACCTCTAAACAGGTTTGTCACATGACACATCATCAATTTAACAAACCTCTTCAATAACAAACCCATATATAACAATAGACAAACCTTTTCAAGGTTCATATTATAGGACCCACATAAAATTACCCATTTTTTTCCCCTCATATATATGTTGTTGGAGAATAAAAATATACTAACTTTTGCGACCACTCCATCGTCAATCAACAAACCCGTATACAAACGCCAGAACATTCCTATGGATAAACCTCAAACCTCATCAATGAGAGGTTTGTTAACAAACCTCTAAAAAGACACAAATCTTTTTCATTAGATCCGGTCATTAAAACGAGTAAAGATCATTATCAATGAGATAACAATATTTTAATATTGTAGCACATAATTCCCTTGGAATTGAGAACACACGGCCATTCTATTCTTGTCATTGCTTATCTTATTTTTGTTTCTTATCTCTTCCTTGTCCTTTTGCCTTAGCCCTTACGTCACCTAGTGCACCCCTCTAATTACCAATATTATCTTAATTTCTTATGATTAATTTCCTCAATTTTCGGCATAATCATGGGCCTTTGTGTCAAATAAGATTCACTCAACAAAGGACTAATAAGGTAGTTTGCCTTAACGTTTTGGGCCTATTTGTATTATTAGTATATAAATCCGATTTAATGAACATATTTGAGACCGTTATAATATGAACTCGATCCGTTTTAGGCGGATGATACACCATTTGACGACCGATATTTCATAGCTTAAAATTATAATTGTCAAGGTGAAATTAAAGGAAATGGAAGGCTTGAGGTGGTTTCGTGCCATTTTGACCAATTTATCGGGAAATAAGCGTAAAAAGCCATTAATTAtaaacattgtcaattttcatttagtcattaaattttagcctcatcatcgggtacccttaaggctaggtagacattttgaggtgtctacagaagcccccactttgaccgagtctgagtaagacgaaggtcaaagtagtccggtcgggacagataaagaATAAGAAACGTACCTGGGCCTCTTATATTACCTGTCTGGAGCAAATTTGGAAATCGAGATCGGCttaaagcaaaactttgttttactaatcTGGAATAAAGCTGGAACTGGTGCACCGAAACTTTGTTTCGTTGGTTTGAAACTGGCAtagtgaaactttgtttcaccTGTGCAGAACTCAGTATAGCGAAACTTTGTTCATTTGTGCAGGCCCGACatgacaaaactttgttttgtcaATCTGGAATGGAGCtagtaaaactttgtttcaccaatttggcatgtcatggcaaaactttgtttcgccggtctggaatctagtaaagcaaaactttgttttgttggtttggaatctggaatagccaaactttgtttagctggtctgAATCTGGTGTAGCTAAACCTTGTTTAGCTGGTCTGGATCTGGTAAAGTGACACTTTGTTTCACTAGTTTGGACTTGgaaaagcaaaactttgtttcgcttaagagtgaacctgcaaaatctgatttcacaagctcggtgcgtgtcagggcccgccgaccgaggatttcaaaattttattttgaaaagggattagaatgtaaaatttGAATTTACAAACTAgattttgcaaaattttatttcgcaaagagGAAAGTTCAAAAAATTTTATTAAGAACTCAGATGCATGTCAAGGTCTGCCgaccaattgatttgaaaattgcaaaattttatttcgcaaaaggggaagttcagaaaattttattttaagaactcaaatgcatgtcagggcctgccgaccaagatcaatttcaaaatttttattttgaaaaaggataAATGAGATCGTATAATTTTATTTCACGAAAAGGGCTGGTTGATTGCAAAATTTAATTTCGCAAAAAGGGAAGttcaaaaaatattttattttaagaatttaAATGCATGTCAGAGCCTGCCGACCAAaggatttcaaaattttattttgaaaaagaagctgatttgaggatcgtaaaattttatttcacgaaaAAAGATGGAGAATTGATTGACTTTGAAACTGGCAAAATTTTATTACAAGAAAAATGAGACTTTATGAGAAACCCCCACTTTGGATGAATCTGGAAGATGAATGGTCACAAAGTAGTCAACTGAAGCAGTTAGTGACAAATATATAACACCTAAAATGTAAATGCATGTCCTGGATGACTAGATATGATGCAAAATATtgtttttgaaatcattttaaaTGAGTATTGAAAAAGTTGTTATTCttattttttgaaaatattttggaaAAGATGGGGTTtgacccaaatgtgatccaagtTGAAAGACTGGACACTGACTCGACATTTTACTTTGGAAATAGCTAACAATTTCTCTGGTGTGGAGAATAATTGTATCATTTTTATTTGACTTGATAATTTGAGTTATATTTTTATGAGCTTTGCCCTCTTTAAAGTAACAAGCTCTACTAATTAAGCAAACTAATACCATAGAAACAAAATACTTTTGTGACCGTATAAACTTAGTGTACATCCCCCGAATTCTTAGATGTTGAACGAGGTTGATAAGTGGAATGGAGTAGAAGGTTCTACggtgttagaagacactggagacctgtgtgcctctctcactcacctacatgaatgaaaggatcgtcccaagagGAATGGAGACATTGTAACTGTGGATTGACTTGCCTGAGGAATGAAAAATGACTACTCTGAAATTTAAATTGCAACTTGAATGGAATTGTTTTGTCTTGTGAAATTTTGAGAGCTTTGAGACTTTTGATATTGTATTCGATTGCAactttatttgaatttttgtgtcTTATGATATTTTGAGACTTTTGTCTTCGGAGTTGTATCTATTAAAGATCATATTTTTTATGTTTCACTTTTTGAGACTTTTGAAACTGGATATGTATTTTGAGATCAtgtatttttttttgtctttgactTTTTGAGACTTCTGTCACCACTAGAGTTGACTGCAACTTTGACTGAAATTTTTGTTGACTTATGAGAGTATTCAGCGTGAGTATTTTTGAGCTTGTATTGGTACTTGGACTCACATCTTAAGTTCATTCTAAGGGACTAATGGTCACCAATTAAATAGCACGGAGTGCGCGCTCCCGTGTCTTATTTGGTAAGTTTGAACACGGGTGTACTAAGAATCTGGTTTGAACATTTTTGAGCTAGTTTTCTAGCATCAACGGGAATGGTTGACAATATTTGATAAAATGGTTGATCATATGAGATTGTGCTCATCTAGTAGTCATTTAGATATGGGAAATTGACAAATTTGTTAGAATGCAATTTGTGCTCAATTGATAATCATTTGAAGTATGGGAAATTGACATATCAGGTAGATAGAGAGTTGTGCTCATTTAGATTAGTAGTCATATGAAATATGGAGAATTTGACAAATCAGGAAAAAGAGAGAGTCTCCAAACCTAGAGGTCACCTAGAGACAcggcgatcaaggaattatcacaccacggAGATGGAAAAGATGGTCTAGTGCACGCCCTCGTTTAGGCTGATTCTAAGAGGTCGACTGACCTTCACTAAAAAGATACGATCTAAAGTATTTCaagtctattctactagttaagggtaaaaagtagaacaagtgactaataaaaaaagacatatgctctttttttattttattggaACTAAAAAGGACTAGGATGGTCCTCATATTAATTAGACTTTTGAACAATGTGTAATTTATTTCCCTTTAGAAATCGTATGAAAAACAAACGGGTTTGCTAAAGATCGCCCCTAGTTTTACTCATCTCGCCCCTAAATATTACCTTTTTGCCCTTGAGTAATTAAAACCCATATACTTTCCTTTTTACTCATTTTcgattttaaatttaaaatttcaaaaaaaccgcttcagaaattaacaaaaacaaaaccgtctcaaaataaaTACGAAATAGCGATTTAAATTGGACAAAAATTGACGATTAAAGAACCaaaaaacttaaaacgatcatAACTTTATGCTCGGGTGTCCGATtttgacgatttttttttcaaatcacttaACTCGACAAGACGAACGCAATaggaaaaaaaatttgaaaaatggtcCATTCGTGTAAAAAACACGAATTGACCTAGGACGATTCATGTGGTTTACATGAACCTGCCTGGGCCAGTTCGTGTAATCCACATGAACTGGCCTAGGCCCATTCGTGTGATTTACATGAACTGGCCAAGGCTGGTTCATGTAAACCACATGAATCCCGGCCTAGCGCGTTCGTGTTTTTCACACGAATGGGCCcactttccaattttttttttttaccattgtGTTCGTCTCGTCGAATtaagtgatttgaaaaaaaaaaatcgtcaaaaTCGGACACCCGAGCACAAAGTTATGATCGTTTGAAGTTTTTACGTTTCTAATCGTCAATTTTGTTTCGAATTTAATCGTGCTTGATTATTAATTATCGTAAAATGGGTCACCGTCACTCATATTTTGAATTACCGATAAAAAttagttttgaaaatgttttagaGTAAAGGGCAAAGTTGGAAAGTGAAATGAACATTAGGGGCGAGATGAGTAAAATAGGGGCGGTCTTTAGTAATTTCATTGACACACCATAGTGACCATACTCATCAAAGTTGGCCCactgattgatttgaaaatgagaaacCAGCCTTGTCAATTGTCATCAGTTTATCATTAAGTGCTTATAAGTTATAACTATTCTCTGCTCTTTGTTTGAAACTTGTCAATTTCATATCTAGAGAATGCAACAAGACTATTTATAATTGGTTTATTAAAAACCCATTAACAAACTTGGAAAATTTTGATATGGGAATAAATCGTTAGTGATGGAAGCAGTGGCGAATCTAGGATTTATGAAATGGGGGTGACGGGTGTCAGGGTTTTAAATCTCGGTATCGGTCGCGATTGCGGTGTCACGTAATCGCTCCCGAACTGCTTGTCGCGGACTAAAATCGCTCGTCGCGGTCGATTTTTGTTTTACAAGGTTTTTTGGCTatatttttatttatatatatttctAATGTTATATTATGTCTAATATGGGTAAAACAAGGTTATTAATAGTATGATAAAAATCTCGGTCCATATAGTAATtccctatctactaaaagaataggtaaATCTCCAAATTTTCCCGCGTAAAGTTTAAGAATATAGACTTGGGGTTTATTATTATAGTCTATTCTATATTCTATAGGTGTATCTTGAACtataaatggatataatcttttatttagatatattcataaaattaaaatgctCACAATCAGCACAAATTCGATCTACAAATGATTTACTCAaggatttttatgataaaaaattagCTAATCAATTTaggtaaaatattaatagcagaagtagtgaatttgtctcataatttatttgatcgtaattttaagatatgtcgtagaaaaatatattaataataaatttatgattatgcaactttaaatagttttatttaattgaaaataaattttaatactaAAAAAAGGTAATCCAGACATACCCGGATACCAATACTAGTTAATAAGAATGTAAAAAACAAGCTAGttaaaaaaacacaaattctcattatgaCAGACATTTATTCGCCTATACGTATAGATTTtgataccatttcccctcacaaaatacccatttaccaTAAAGGGAAGACACATGGGGGTGTCCCaattgtcccccctacccattttattatgcctttatccgtctgttcgccccacccgtctataccaagacctattgttaaaaaaaaaacactatcCATTTGTCTACCCATGAACCTCCACGGTCCCACCactaaac contains:
- the LOC141640116 gene encoding LOW QUALITY PROTEIN: pentatricopeptide repeat-containing protein At5g15010, mitochondrial (The sequence of the model RefSeq protein was modified relative to this genomic sequence to represent the inferred CDS: inserted 3 bases in 3 codons; deleted 1 base in 1 codon), yielding YLFILWNILHESEEKGKNKDTELCDHQVAKKLKQCWIIPTPEVVGEILMRTRNEWELAFIFFLWVGKQPGYAHSVREYQSIISILAKRRKFDIAWNLIDEMRKNRIVNRNTLLIMIRKYSASHDVGNVINTLYAFKRFDLQIRMEEFHLFLSAFTRYKNVKEADEHLLFINRNTFQFNTKSFNNMLXDVGKCNKVKEVIRLFDEIKDMGLGPDRKVYDVVMSALARGGRAKEAMSHLRLMADNGIAPDSETFSSFIKPLCMSRDRDGAQIFYDEMLRRGLRPTTRSFHALLAIQRTEEDIFKLLDXMKELSSHPFKDTYFLLIKKFLGWQKLDTVFVLWDQMKXNGWNDDQSLYINLIRGLFLNGKLEEAL